The Gossypium hirsutum isolate 1008001.06 chromosome D02, Gossypium_hirsutum_v2.1, whole genome shotgun sequence region atatatatacatatgcaaaagtcatcaaaatctctttctttttttctgtAATTATATCAACTGGCAATGGAATAATGGATGAGGAACGCAACAAGACATTCACCACATGTTTGTTACTCGTTCAACATGTTAGCAGGAATGGCCTTTACTTTCCCTGTTAGTGAAAATGGAAACCTAACGTCAGACCAGTTTCCTACACCAAGAGAATATCACTGTACAGTACAGCCATCCAGCTTGTAATTCCAGACAAATCAATCCACATACAGGATCCCAATATCTCACCATGTCTCATCCAGGTCTGCATCGTCACAAGCTTTCTTTCAACCAACCTAAATACAATAAACTACAACTTTTACTCCCTAAGCAGATTGCTTGCATTTCCTTTTGTTGTGCCCAAGCTTTTTGCACTTGCTGCACTGAAGTGTTCTCTTAACAGCTTGATTGGATTTAAGTGCGTATTTTCTTTCCTTGGGCCGCCCTACCGGACGGGTCACGCAAGGAGGATGCACAAGCACCAGCGATGATTCTCTTTTCATGCACCTGTCTAACGGCGGTATTGGGTTTATAGACTCTGAATATGTAACTTTAAAAGCCTCAGTAGTAAAATATCTGTAGCAGTAATCATACACATTCTTGCCAACGTGCTCAATTGCTGCCACTGCATGTAAACATGGCAATCCGTTGATCTGCCATTCCCTGCAACTACAATCCCAATTTTCAAGGTTAACAACGTTTATCATGTCTAAAGTATCCCGAACCTTGAAACAACTACTGTGTGAAAGTACTACTTCAAGAGAACGTGAATTGACAAGACTTCTTTGGAGGTTTTCCTCTGCAGATGGAGTAAGGTTTGATGACCATTGATCCGAATCCATCTTGCGTGTATAGATGAATTCCATCAATTTACGGCGTATCGTTTCAATTACTTGTGTTATTGGCATTGCAGGTAAATCAGAAACCCAATCGCAAAATGATTCTGTAACACTAGATTTAAGATGATTGTACCTAGCACCCTTGAAAAATGCATTTGCCCAGTGCTCAGGTTCAGTTTGCAGGACCCATTCGTAAGCCTCAGGTGATATGTTTTTTATGGTCTCAATGCACTTCTTGAACCCTTCAGCAGTTGGTGCATAGGCAGCACTATGAAATTCAGAAATTAGCACACGAACTACCTCTAGAGTTAATGATcccttaaactttcttttcaAGCTTTCTGTTAGCTGATGCAGGCAATAACCATGGAAACAATTTGGAAATACCAAGCTAAGGGATTCACTCATCTCCTTTTTCATGTCTGCCACAAATGTTATCTCAGGAGACATGGAGAGCACAGTCTTCAGCTGCTCCAGAAACCAATGCCAATTATCATCACTTAGTACATCTACAATTGCAAAAGCTACAAGAAAATTACCATCATTTCCATCCAAAGCAGTGGCAGTAAACAGTTCTCCCCTGTATTTTGACTTCAAAGATGTGCAGTCCAGAAAAAGTAGTGGGCGGCAACCATTCTGGAATCCGTAGAGCGATGCATGGAAAGCAACGAATATTCGGTGAAAGTTCAAGTCTTCTTTGGTGTTGAGAATGGCAGCACTGCCAGGATTTGTCTCCAATATTTTCTCACACAGCAAAGGCAACTGATTGTATGCTGTTCTATGTGAACCTTGAAGTTCCTCTAATGCAGCTGCTATCCCCCCATAAGCCTGTGCATAATTCAGTTCAATCCCCAAATCTCGTCGAATATCATCAATGATTTCTTGCGGCTTGTAAGTAGGGGTATCTCGCAACTTTTCCTTTACAATACTTGCGACCAATTTCCTTGAGGCAGTTGCACGTATTGATCCTACACCACAGGTATGGGTATCATTCATCTTCTTAATCCTGAACAACTTGGTGGTAGACAATTTTGGTGCTATAAAGAACCAAGGACACCCTTCCGCTTTACACCTCGCGCAAAAACGCCTGCCATCGCTATTTTTAAGAGTATAATGGAAACCGTGTGCTAAAGAAAACTTGTCCAAAGCCTCGTGAAGTTCATGTCGAGTATTAAAAGTCTGACCTACGCCTGTAATGCAACTCTTCCATGATGAAATTTGAGGTGTTTTTTGCTTCCCAGCATCTTCTGAATCAGGAAGAAAATCCATAGGAGCATCAACGGGAAAAATAGGCTCATCGGGAAGATAATCCGTAGGAGCATCAATGGGAGAAACAGGTCCATTGGGCATTGTATGACTGGACCTGCACAGGCAAGTATCATGCCATTTAAGGAACCAAATTGTCAAAACATCAAATACCCAAAACTGCAAACACTAACATCTGTTAAGTTCCATGTTATATTCCtcataaattttgtaataaaCCTGATGCCAAAAGTGATGAAAAATACAGAAATTATTAGCacttgacaaaaaaataaaaaggggtatGCAAAGATGTATTGACCTGCTGCAAGGCAAGGAGGTAGCATCGCTAGGAGAAGGAGGCGAGGGGGTCATGACATAAACATCAGCGGAAGCAGAGTCTTCATGGAATTCAAGGAAACGGAGTATGTCTCTGTCAGTGGAAATGGTGATAAGGGTGCGCTTATTGTTGGGGAGCAAGTACTTAATGGTGAGAGACTGCAGGTCATACTTCCACATATCAGAAATCTCAGACTTGAAATCATCAAATTTTGTGTTGAGGGTGAGACTGGTAGCGTGGGCATCCCCACCGGAGTAGGAAAGGGTGCCGTCACCGTTGGTGGTGAACTTCCCACCGGACTGACATACAACGATCAGCTTTCCATTAGCCATTGCAATTATAATAACTGAAACCTGCTGCACATGAAGCAAACTAGTCTTTAATCAATCAATGTACCCTATAAATGATAATAATGCATGAACTCCCAGATAACGTTTCTGCAGAAAATAGATACATTtaaaaccagaaaaaaaaaagaattgaaattTAAAGGAAGAAGAATAAGGGAGAAGTAGAACCAGTTGATTAAGGGTCAATCAAGAATCCGGTTTCTCTTCTAGGGCAAAATTCGGAGTGCATCGATTTGGAAGAGAATTACATTAGGCACAGTACGGACTGATTCATGAATTAgggattttttctttttaatgttctttttaGGATCTTATGTTATTCATTCGTACATTAGTGAGAGAATCATAAATCTTAGGTCTAATTTTTCTCTCGATCCCTGTACTTTTCACATCTTTAAAATTAATCTCTCTGCGTTTAATTTCAATTCTTTATTCTTTATCATTTAATATAGGATCAATAGGAAAGTTGTAAATACTTTGGGGATGGAGCTTGGACATTTAAACAAGAGAGGTAAGTTTTTTCAACCCATTTTGAATAAATTCGAATCCAAACTCCTTTTTGGAAGGTCAAATTGTTACACAAATGAGGTAGGCTTACACGAATTAAATTGATGTTGATAAACTTACTCATTTATCAATTTTCTTGTTTCCAAGCATCAAAATACATTTGTGATAAGATGAATCAACTTATGAGAAAATTTTGGTGGGGAGAgaacaataataaaaagaaaaaaacatctCGTTAACTATGATCAGGTGTGCTCAAGCAAATCCTCAATAGGACTTGGCATAAGAAAGATGTAAACAATGAATGAAGCATTGTTAGCTAAACGGACATGGAGATTAGTCAACGAGGAAAGCTAACTTCTgaaaaaaactataataaaaaaatattgtaccGAAGATAACATCCTTTAATGTCAGCCAAAAAAAGGAGATTCATGGACCTGGAAGAGCATTTTAATAGGCAAGGAAGTGGATGAAAATAATATCGCTTGGCAAATCGACAACAGATGGAGTTCACAAAAAATTACTAAGTCACAGGTTCAATGTATTATTAGAGGCAAAATCGGATAAGTAGGCGATCAGGAGTTGATCAGTAGTAAATCTTTGAGTTGATCAGTAGTAAATCTTTGTCGAGGGTCTAGTTACACAAGTGACATGGGAATTTCTCGGTTAGGAAAAATTACTCTCAACTTTTGAATAACACACATTCTGTAGGTTTGAGGATACATGGCCTCAATGTTTTGAAGAGAATATGGAACTTTATATGAATGTTGAAAGTCCATTTTAAGGTGACTATCTTTCTACGGAAACTCCTTAACAATGCCCTTCCTTGTGAACCAAAGTTAAAAAGGAGAATTCACGCTATTAATTCGGGGTATGTTATATGCCAAGGAGAAGAGGAGAACAAATCATCTGTTCTGACAGTGTGATTTGGCTGGAGCAGTGTAATTTGGGTAGAGATTTGGCCTTTGTAAGGGAAGCACTAATTTAATATCTATGAGAGGTTGGATCATACAAATGCTAGAAGTAGCTAGAGAAGGGGATCACGTCTTGAAATATGAGATTTTGGTCATCACCTTACGGAAAATTTGGGGACATAGAAACAAAGTTATTTATGAAGGAATCAACCTGAAACTGTTGACGATCATTAAGGAAGTGGAGAAGTACATCAAAATAATAGGGAAAGCTTAAATGGAATGGGATTAATCCAATCCAAGAAGGAAAAATATCAAAGGATTGAAGGGTGGGGCAACGGATACTCACTTTTATCGCATCATAGTAGGATGctatagagaaaaaaaaaatgaagtacttGCATGGGTACTTCACATTAGAGACCCATATGGAAGATCTGTCAAGACGCATGAAGGAAGAATTCGACATAACAATGGTATAGTATGGAAATTGTTAGTGCTAAGGGCTGCCCTTGTCATATCTGTTAACAAATATCACAACATAGTCCAACAAGGAAGATGACAGGCTAAAGTGGACGAAAAGGAGAGCCAAACGATCCCAATTAtggttgtcgaaaccattttttgaaaacaaaaaatttaggttgtcgactctaaaaaaaatgaaaatttgggaatcgccaccaatcttttattgaggtgtgattggatcacttaaAAAAAcaactttggtctacgagttttagaaaaacggatccgggagtcagttacgtacgatgaaggattagcaccctcgtaacgcccaaaattggtacctagttaattaattagtatcttaaggtcgagaattcggaaaaaacgtaatccttagca contains the following coding sequences:
- the LOC107910518 gene encoding uncharacterized protein; the protein is MANGKLIVVCQSGGKFTTNGDGTLSYSGGDAHATSLTLNTKFDDFKSEISDMWKYDLQSLTIKYLLPNNKRTLITISTDRDILRFLEFHEDSASADVYVMTPSPPSPSDATSLPCSRSSHTMPNGPVSPIDAPTDYLPDEPIFPVDAPMDFLPDSEDAGKQKTPQISSWKSCITGVGQTFNTRHELHEALDKFSLAHGFHYTLKNSDGRRFCARCKAEGCPWFFIAPKLSTTKLFRIKKMNDTHTCGVGSIRATASRKLVASIVKEKLRDTPTYKPQEIIDDIRRDLGIELNYAQAYGGIAAALEELQGSHRTAYNQLPLLCEKILETNPGSAAILNTKEDLNFHRIFVAFHASLYGFQNGCRPLLFLDCTSLKSKYRGELFTATALDGNDGNFLVAFAIVDVLSDDNWHWFLEQLKTVLSMSPEITFVADMKKEMSESLSLVFPNCFHGYCLHQLTESLKRKFKGSLTLEVVRVLISEFHSAAYAPTAEGFKKCIETIKNISPEAYEWVLQTEPEHWANAFFKGARYNHLKSSVTESFCDWVSDLPAMPITQVIETIRRKLMEFIYTRKMDSDQWSSNLTPSAEENLQRSLVNSRSLEVVLSHSSCFKVRDTLDMINVVNLENWDCSCREWQINGLPCLHAVAAIEHVGKNVYDYCYRYFTTEAFKVTYSESINPIPPLDRCMKRESSLVLVHPPCVTRPVGRPKERKYALKSNQAVKRTLQCSKCKKLGHNKRKCKQSA